In one window of Pseudooceanicola aestuarii DNA:
- a CDS encoding ArsR/SmtB family transcription factor: protein MSDAALDIVFHALGDPTRRAILRMLLEDDMAVSDVADPFDMSLAAISKHLLILARAGLITQEKRGRVKWCKLEPDALRGASVWMQGFGQYEPVNLDAFERFLLAEDHLPDAQE from the coding sequence ATGTCCGACGCCGCGCTAGACATCGTATTCCATGCCCTGGGCGATCCGACCCGGCGGGCCATCCTGCGCATGTTGCTGGAAGACGATATGGCCGTCAGCGACGTGGCGGACCCGTTCGACATGTCGTTGGCCGCGATATCCAAGCACCTGCTGATCCTGGCCCGCGCCGGCCTTATCACGCAGGAGAAGCGCGGCCGCGTCAAATGGTGCAAGCTGGAGCCGGACGCCCTGCGCGGGGCTTCGGTCTGGATGCAGGGGTTCGGCCAGTACGAGCCGGTGAACCTGGACGCCTTTGAACGGTTCCTGCTGGCGGAGGATCACCTGCCCGACGCCCAGGAATGA
- a CDS encoding LysR family transcriptional regulator: protein MDNWDEIRTAFQVARLGTVSGAAEVLGVHHATVIRHIDALEGRLGVKLFQRHTRGYTPTEAGQDLLRVAQATDEQFSQLSGRIKGLGNGVAGELVVTTLDGLSHLLVPILARFQQDYPEVILRYMTSTRLFRLEYGEAHVAIRAGSPPQQPDNVVQPFLRVGFAIYGSREYIERHGMPDFDGSLDGHTFVGADDPATRRPYSRWMRERIPERQVVFRSDNDRATRQAILSGTGLGFLGELDNQEHPGLVRVHPSLEEWSSRLWLVTHMDLHRTAKVQTFLRYLKDNADTARDARLEL from the coding sequence ATGGACAATTGGGATGAGATCAGGACGGCCTTCCAGGTCGCGCGGCTGGGCACCGTTTCCGGTGCGGCCGAGGTTCTGGGGGTCCATCATGCGACCGTCATCCGTCATATCGATGCCCTCGAAGGCCGGCTGGGGGTCAAGCTGTTTCAGCGCCACACCCGCGGCTACACCCCCACGGAGGCCGGGCAGGACCTGCTGCGCGTGGCCCAGGCCACGGATGAACAGTTCAGCCAGTTGTCCGGCCGGATCAAGGGGCTGGGCAACGGCGTCGCGGGGGAGCTGGTGGTGACCACCCTTGACGGGCTGAGCCACCTGCTGGTGCCCATCCTCGCGCGGTTCCAGCAGGATTATCCCGAGGTCATCCTGCGCTACATGACCTCCACCCGGCTGTTCCGCCTGGAATATGGCGAGGCGCATGTGGCCATCCGCGCCGGCAGTCCGCCGCAACAGCCCGACAACGTGGTGCAGCCCTTCCTGCGGGTCGGCTTCGCGATCTACGGTAGCCGGGAGTATATCGAGCGTCACGGAATGCCCGATTTCGACGGATCTCTGGACGGGCACACATTTGTCGGGGCTGACGATCCGGCGACCCGGCGGCCCTATTCGCGGTGGATGCGCGAACGCATACCCGAACGCCAGGTGGTGTTCCGCTCCGACAACGATCGCGCCACGCGGCAGGCGATCCTGTCGGGCACCGGCCTCGGCTTTCTGGGGGAGCTGGACAATCAGGAACATCCCGGACTGGTCCGGGTGCATCCCTCGCTGGAGGAATGGAGCAGCCGATTGTGGCTGGTCACCCATATGGACCTGCACCGCACCGCCAAGGTCCAGACCTTCCTGCGCTATCTCAAGGACAACGCCGACACCGCCCGCGATGCCCGGCTGGAGCTGTAG
- the ffh gene encoding signal recognition particle protein, with amino-acid sequence MFENLSERLSGVFDRLTKQGALNEDDVKTALREVRVALLEADVSLPVARDFVKAVQAKATGQSVTKSVTPGQQVVKIVHDELVHVLTGDEDPGKLKIDSPPAPILMVGLQGSGKTTTTAKLAKRLKEKEGKRVLMASLDVNRPAAMEQLQILGAQIGVDTLPIVKGEDPVAIARRAKTQASLGGYDVYMLDTAGRLHIDAELIQQAADVRDVVNPRETLLVVDGLTGQVAVEVAEEFDDKIGVSGVVLTRMDGDGRGGAALSMRAVTGKPIRFVGLGEKMDAIETFEPERIAGRILGMGDIVALVEKAQETLEAEQAERMMKRFQKGQFNMNDLKMQLDQMQKMGGMESMMSMMPGMGKMAKQAQDAGFDDRALKRQIALIQSMTKRERAQPQLLQASRKKRIAAGAGMEVSDLNKLLKMHRQMADMMKKMGKMGKGGALKQAMRGMMGKGGGMPGGMDPSQMDPKALEQAARQMGGKMPGGLGGLGGAGGLPPGLSGFGKKK; translated from the coding sequence ATGTTTGAAAATCTTTCCGAACGCCTCTCCGGTGTCTTTGACCGGCTGACAAAACAGGGCGCCCTGAACGAAGACGACGTCAAGACCGCCCTGCGGGAGGTCCGCGTTGCCCTGCTGGAGGCCGACGTGTCCCTGCCGGTGGCGCGCGATTTCGTCAAGGCGGTGCAGGCCAAGGCAACCGGCCAGTCGGTGACGAAATCCGTCACTCCCGGCCAGCAGGTCGTGAAGATCGTCCATGACGAACTGGTCCACGTCCTGACCGGCGACGAAGACCCCGGCAAGCTGAAGATCGACAGCCCGCCCGCGCCGATCCTGATGGTCGGCCTGCAAGGGTCGGGCAAGACGACCACCACCGCCAAGCTGGCCAAGCGTCTGAAGGAGAAGGAGGGCAAGCGTGTCCTCATGGCCTCTCTCGATGTGAACCGCCCCGCGGCGATGGAGCAGTTGCAGATCCTCGGCGCGCAGATCGGGGTCGATACCCTGCCCATCGTCAAGGGCGAGGATCCCGTGGCGATTGCCCGGCGGGCCAAGACGCAGGCGTCTCTGGGCGGTTATGACGTCTATATGCTGGACACCGCCGGCCGGCTGCATATCGACGCCGAGCTGATCCAGCAGGCCGCCGACGTGCGCGATGTGGTGAACCCGCGTGAGACGCTGCTGGTCGTCGATGGCCTGACCGGCCAGGTCGCCGTCGAGGTGGCCGAGGAATTCGACGACAAGATCGGCGTCTCAGGTGTCGTGCTGACGCGGATGGACGGCGACGGCCGCGGCGGCGCGGCCCTGTCCATGCGGGCCGTCACCGGCAAGCCCATCCGCTTTGTCGGGCTGGGCGAGAAGATGGACGCCATCGAGACGTTCGAACCCGAACGCATCGCGGGCCGCATCCTGGGCATGGGCGATATCGTCGCCCTGGTGGAAAAGGCGCAGGAAACGCTGGAGGCCGAACAGGCCGAACGCATGATGAAGCGGTTCCAGAAGGGTCAGTTCAACATGAACGACCTGAAGATGCAGCTGGACCAGATGCAGAAGATGGGCGGCATGGAAAGCATGATGTCCATGATGCCCGGCATGGGCAAGATGGCCAAGCAGGCGCAGGATGCCGGGTTCGACGACCGCGCGCTGAAACGCCAGATCGCGCTGATCCAGTCGATGACCAAACGCGAGCGCGCCCAGCCGCAATTGCTTCAGGCCAGCCGCAAGAAACGGATTGCGGCGGGTGCGGGGATGGAAGTCTCCGACCTGAACAAGCTTCTGAAGATGCACCGGCAGATGGCCGACATGATGAAGAAGATGGGCAAGATGGGCAAAGGCGGTGCGCTCAAACAGGCGATGCGCGGCATGATGGGCAAGGGCGGCGGCATGCCCGGCGGCATGGACCCGTCGCAGATGGATCCCAAGGCGCTGGAACAGGCGGCCCGCCAGATGGGCGGCAAGATGCCCGGTGGTCTGGGTGGCTTGGGCGGTGCCGGTGGCCTGCCCCCCGGCCTGTCGGGGTTCGGCAAGAAGAAATGA
- a CDS encoding GNAT family N-acetyltransferase: MIAPDPLYPVLETERLRLLCPAAPDFDAMAAYLAPGTRDFVDLPPDPESAWWSVATTIGHWHLRGYGHFAVVDRRSGEHFGLVGPWFPHGWPEPELSWQLLDGAEGRGIATEAARAVLDWLFLEKGWSSCISMIAPGNARSLALVERLGARSEGMFHHRLTGELRIWRHVARTATGRKLMEGFA, encoded by the coding sequence ATGATCGCGCCCGATCCGCTGTATCCTGTTCTGGAAACGGAACGGCTGCGCCTGCTGTGTCCGGCCGCACCCGATTTCGACGCCATGGCGGCCTACCTGGCGCCGGGCACCCGCGACTTTGTCGACCTGCCGCCCGACCCGGAATCCGCCTGGTGGTCCGTGGCGACCACCATCGGCCATTGGCATCTGCGCGGCTACGGACATTTCGCCGTGGTCGACCGTCGCAGCGGGGAGCATTTCGGACTGGTCGGCCCCTGGTTCCCGCATGGCTGGCCCGAGCCGGAACTGTCCTGGCAATTGCTGGACGGGGCCGAGGGGCGCGGCATCGCGACCGAGGCGGCGCGCGCCGTTCTGGATTGGCTGTTCCTCGAAAAGGGCTGGTCCTCCTGCATTTCGATGATCGCGCCGGGCAATGCGCGGTCGCTGGCGCTGGTCGAACGGCTGGGCGCCCGGTCTGAGGGGATGTTTCACCACCGGTTGACCGGAGAACTGCGGATCTGGCGCCACGTCGCCCGCACCGCCACCGGCCGCAAGTTGATGGAGGGGTTCGCATGA
- a CDS encoding GNAT family N-acetyltransferase yields the protein MTATAATASAPVTTVTIPTVTTPRLTLRAPGPQDVAAVAAFYASDRSAFVGGPKDADGAWRQLGTEIGHWTLRGYGRWMVEVTDTGETAGMVGLWNPVGWPEPEVGWDLFDGHTGRGYATEAAIAARDYAFATVGLPTLISLVAPGNDASAAVAARMGAAMDGEITHPTLGHLHIWRHPAPGSGEAAQ from the coding sequence ATGACCGCAACCGCCGCAACCGCTTCCGCACCTGTCACCACCGTGACCATCCCCACCGTGACCACCCCACGCCTTACCCTGCGCGCACCCGGTCCGCAGGATGTCGCTGCCGTGGCGGCGTTCTACGCCTCCGACCGCTCAGCCTTTGTCGGCGGGCCGAAGGATGCCGACGGCGCCTGGCGCCAGCTGGGCACCGAGATCGGACATTGGACCCTGCGCGGCTATGGCCGCTGGATGGTCGAGGTGACGGACACCGGCGAAACCGCCGGCATGGTCGGGCTGTGGAACCCCGTCGGCTGGCCGGAACCCGAAGTCGGGTGGGATCTGTTCGACGGCCACACCGGCCGGGGCTACGCGACAGAGGCCGCGATCGCCGCCCGCGACTACGCCTTTGCCACCGTGGGCCTGCCGACGCTGATCAGCCTGGTCGCGCCGGGCAATGACGCCTCTGCCGCCGTGGCCGCCCGCATGGGCGCCGCAATGGACGGCGAGATCACGCATCCGACGCTGGGCCATCTGCACATCTGGCGCCACCCGGCACCCGGGTCAGGGGAGGCCGCGCAATGA
- a CDS encoding GNAT family N-acetyltransferase, translating into MTALAPPALELPIPVIKTERLILRAPRAGDYDAVGDFMRDPDRTRHLGGPATEEFDIWRAYLSVVGHWMWRGYGLWTVADKTTDKALGRVGMIHHVMWPEAELGWHVFTGAEGRGIAHEAALAARLHAAEHFGLPRLISQIHPDNTRSRALAERMGAVVERETTLLGDPCLIYRHPDPRDTADGPADTRPDARRGETE; encoded by the coding sequence ATGACTGCCCTGGCTCCGCCCGCCCTTGAGCTGCCGATTCCCGTGATCAAGACGGAGCGCCTGATCCTGCGCGCGCCCCGCGCCGGCGATTACGACGCGGTCGGCGACTTCATGCGCGATCCCGATCGGACCCGCCACCTGGGCGGCCCCGCCACCGAGGAATTCGACATCTGGCGCGCCTATCTTTCCGTGGTCGGCCACTGGATGTGGCGCGGCTATGGCCTTTGGACCGTGGCGGACAAGACAACCGACAAGGCCCTGGGCCGGGTCGGCATGATCCACCACGTCATGTGGCCGGAGGCCGAACTGGGCTGGCACGTCTTCACCGGCGCGGAGGGGCGCGGCATCGCCCACGAGGCGGCGCTGGCCGCGCGTCTTCATGCGGCCGAACATTTCGGACTGCCGCGCCTGATCTCGCAGATCCACCCTGACAACACCCGCTCCCGCGCCCTGGCCGAACGGATGGGCGCGGTGGTGGAACGCGAAACCACGCTGCTGGGCGATCCCTGTCTGATCTACCGCCACCCCGATCCGCGCGACACCGCGGACGGCCCCGCAGACACCCGCCCCGACGCCCGGAGAGGAGAGACAGAATGA
- a CDS encoding chorismate mutase, translating to MTDDTARAAELLKGHRASIDRLDAILVYTLGERFQHTQAVGKLKAEHDLPASDPAREATQIARLEELATQADLDPEFAKKFLNFIIQEVIRHHRQHQS from the coding sequence ATGACAGACGATACCGCCCGCGCCGCAGAGTTGCTGAAAGGTCACCGTGCCAGCATCGACCGGCTGGACGCCATTCTGGTCTACACGCTGGGCGAACGGTTCCAGCACACGCAGGCCGTCGGCAAACTGAAGGCGGAACATGACCTGCCCGCCTCCGACCCTGCGCGGGAGGCGACGCAGATAGCGCGCCTCGAAGAACTTGCGACCCAGGCCGATCTGGACCCTGAGTTCGCCAAGAAATTCCTGAATTTCATCATCCAGGAAGTCATACGGCACCACCGCCAACACCAATCGTAA
- the rpsP gene encoding 30S ribosomal protein S16, whose amino-acid sequence MAMKIRLARGGSKKRPFYRIVATDSRMPRDGRFIEKLGTYNPLLPKDSEERVKMDVERIQYWISQGAQPTDRVSRFLEAAGVVDKKERNNPKKAKPGKAAQDRADARAEKAKAAAEASAAGEEAAAE is encoded by the coding sequence ATGGCCATGAAAATCCGGCTCGCCCGTGGCGGGTCCAAGAAACGCCCCTTCTACCGCATCGTCGCCACCGATTCGCGGATGCCCCGCGATGGCCGCTTCATCGAGAAGCTGGGCACCTACAACCCGCTGCTGCCCAAGGACAGCGAAGAGCGGGTGAAAATGGACGTGGAGCGGATCCAGTACTGGATCTCCCAGGGTGCCCAGCCGACCGACCGCGTGTCCCGCTTCCTTGAAGCCGCCGGCGTCGTCGACAAGAAAGAGCGCAACAACCCCAAGAAGGCGAAGCCGGGCAAAGCCGCCCAGGATCGCGCCGACGCCCGCGCCGAGAAGGCCAAGGCCGCCGCGGAAGCCTCGGCAGCCGGCGAAGAAGCCGCGGCGGAGTAA
- the rimM gene encoding ribosome maturation factor RimM (Essential for efficient processing of 16S rRNA), which produces MKETELICVGALAGSYGVQGEVRLKSFCADPTAIADYNPLCAEDGSGSYIVTLTRPIKNGLAARVTTISTKEEADAAKGLRLFAPRDRLPTLPDDEFYHADLIGLSVHDTGGTLLGRVKAVLDHGAGDILEIQQPGGSATVLLPFTREAVPTVDLDGARIVADPPEGLF; this is translated from the coding sequence ATGAAAGAAACGGAACTGATCTGCGTAGGTGCCCTGGCGGGATCCTACGGTGTGCAAGGCGAAGTGCGGCTGAAAAGCTTCTGTGCCGATCCCACGGCGATTGCCGATTACAACCCGCTCTGCGCCGAAGACGGCAGCGGCAGCTACATCGTCACCCTGACCCGCCCGATCAAGAACGGGCTGGCGGCGCGCGTCACCACCATCTCCACCAAGGAAGAGGCCGACGCCGCCAAGGGGCTGCGCCTGTTCGCCCCCCGCGACCGGCTGCCCACCCTGCCCGACGACGAATTCTACCACGCCGACCTGATCGGCCTGTCGGTGCATGACACCGGCGGCACCTTGCTGGGTCGGGTCAAGGCGGTGCTGGACCACGGCGCCGGCGACATCCTGGAAATCCAGCAACCCGGCGGCAGCGCCACGGTGCTGTTGCCCTTCACCCGTGAGGCGGTGCCGACGGTCGATCTGGACGGCGCCCGCATCGTCGCCGACCCGCCCGAAGGCCTGTTCTGA
- a CDS encoding sulfotransferase encodes MAPRLIVHAGFHKTGTSSVQQMLRANRRPLSRALRVLLKSDMAELVAATRAYAARPQDLERALVQYEAARLFGTLAGDDPRTILLSSEDLSGHIPGRQNRLGYPAAPMLMRSLLEAATAAWGTVPETVVYFSTRAPDAWMRSCHAQHVRATRMTQSLADYTAWQRPAADLLDCVDAVAEALSDTSARILSAPLEATAESPLGPLDPLLDIAEIGPRLRARLSPLPPHNTAMPAEVLDRLMALNRSDLPRDEMRSRKEALIAQVRKG; translated from the coding sequence ATGGCCCCGCGTCTGATCGTCCATGCGGGGTTTCACAAGACGGGCACGTCCTCGGTCCAGCAGATGCTGCGCGCCAACCGCCGCCCGCTGTCGCGGGCGCTGCGGGTACTGCTGAAATCCGACATGGCCGAGTTGGTCGCGGCGACCCGCGCCTACGCCGCCCGCCCGCAGGATCTGGAACGCGCGCTGGTTCAATACGAGGCCGCGCGCCTGTTCGGCACGCTTGCCGGCGACGATCCACGCACCATCCTGCTGTCGTCCGAGGATCTTTCCGGGCATATTCCCGGCCGCCAGAACCGGCTGGGCTACCCCGCCGCGCCGATGCTGATGCGCAGTCTGCTGGAGGCCGCGACCGCCGCATGGGGCACCGTACCGGAAACGGTGGTCTACTTCTCCACCCGCGCGCCTGACGCATGGATGCGCAGTTGCCACGCCCAGCATGTCCGCGCCACCCGGATGACGCAATCGCTGGCGGATTACACCGCCTGGCAACGCCCCGCCGCCGATTTGCTGGATTGCGTCGACGCGGTGGCGGAGGCGCTGTCCGATACCTCCGCGCGCATCCTTTCCGCCCCGCTGGAGGCGACGGCCGAAAGTCCGCTGGGCCCGCTGGACCCGCTGCTGGACATCGCCGAGATCGGCCCCCGCCTGCGCGCCCGCCTGTCCCCCCTGCCGCCGCACAACACCGCGATGCCGGCCGAGGTCCTGGACCGGCTGATGGCCCTCAACCGATCCGATCTGCCCCGCGACGAGATGCGCAGCCGCAAGGAGGCATTGATCGCGCAGGTGCGAAAGGGCTAA
- the trmD gene encoding tRNA (guanosine(37)-N1)-methyltransferase TrmD has protein sequence MTQMKSHGRKSIAASLKPRDLMTEGERLAGVWTAQVITLVPQAFPGILGESLTGRALRDGLWQLSTIDLRDHGVGKHRNVDDTPAGGGAGMVLRADVMASAIDTALAASRGNAPLLYLSPRGAPFTQTMARDLARADGVTMICGRFEGLDERVLHHYPVREVSLGDFVLTGGDIAAQAMIDATVRLLPGVLGNAASTEEESFSDGLLEHPQFTRPAEWQGRAIPDVLMSGHHGDIARWRRDRAIEITRQRRPDLYAAWKARTPEGSD, from the coding sequence ATGACACAGATGAAATCCCATGGCCGCAAAAGCATCGCGGCATCGCTGAAACCGCGCGACCTGATGACCGAGGGCGAGCGCCTCGCCGGGGTCTGGACCGCGCAGGTGATCACATTGGTCCCGCAGGCCTTCCCCGGCATCCTGGGCGAAAGCCTGACGGGCCGCGCGTTGCGGGACGGGCTGTGGCAGCTCTCCACCATCGACCTGCGTGACCATGGCGTGGGCAAGCATCGGAACGTCGATGACACACCGGCCGGCGGTGGTGCGGGAATGGTGCTGCGCGCCGATGTCATGGCCTCCGCCATCGACACGGCGCTGGCGGCCAGCCGGGGCAATGCGCCGCTGCTGTACCTGTCGCCGCGCGGGGCGCCCTTTACCCAGACGATGGCCCGCGACCTGGCCCGCGCCGATGGCGTGACCATGATCTGCGGCCGGTTCGAGGGGCTGGACGAACGCGTGCTGCACCATTACCCGGTGCGCGAAGTCTCCCTGGGGGATTTCGTCCTGACCGGCGGCGACATCGCGGCGCAGGCGATGATCGACGCCACCGTGCGGCTGCTGCCCGGCGTGCTGGGCAATGCCGCCTCGACGGAGGAGGAGAGTTTCTCCGACGGCTTGCTGGAACATCCGCAATTCACCCGTCCCGCCGAATGGCAAGGTCGCGCGATCCCGGATGTTCTGATGTCCGGCCACCATGGCGACATCGCCCGTTGGCGCCGTGACCGCGCGATCGAGATCACCCGCCAGCGCCGGCCGGACCTGTATGCCGCCTGGAAGGCCCGAACCCCGGAGGGATCCGACTGA
- the rplS gene encoding 50S ribosomal protein L19, whose amino-acid sequence MNLIAQLEAEQIASLGKTIPDFKPGDTVRVGFKVTEGTRTRVQNFEGVCISRKNGDGIAGSFTVRKISFGEGVERVFPLFSTNIDSIEVVRRGRVRRAKLYYLRARRGKSARIAEDTNYKPKTDGKKPVQGSAT is encoded by the coding sequence ATGAATCTGATCGCTCAGCTGGAGGCGGAACAGATCGCCTCCCTCGGGAAGACCATTCCCGATTTCAAACCGGGTGACACGGTGCGTGTCGGTTTCAAGGTGACCGAAGGCACCCGGACCCGTGTCCAGAATTTCGAAGGCGTCTGCATCAGCCGCAAGAACGGCGACGGCATTGCCGGCTCCTTCACCGTGCGCAAGATCTCCTTCGGTGAGGGTGTGGAGCGGGTGTTCCCGCTGTTCTCCACCAACATCGACAGCATCGAGGTCGTGCGCCGTGGCCGCGTTCGCCGCGCCAAGCTGTATTACCTGCGCGCGCGCCGCGGCAAGTCCGCCCGGATCGCGGAAGACACCAACTACAAGCCGAAAACCGACGGCAAGAAGCCGGTTCAAGGATCCGCAACATGA
- the rpmE gene encoding 50S ribosomal protein L31, which translates to MKKDTHPDYHIIDVKMTDGTVLQMRSTWGAEGDQLSLDIDPTVHPAWTGGTSRLLDAGGRVSKFKNKYAGLGF; encoded by the coding sequence ATGAAAAAAGATACCCATCCCGATTACCACATCATCGACGTCAAGATGACCGACGGTACCGTGTTGCAGATGCGCTCCACCTGGGGTGCGGAGGGCGATCAGCTGTCGCTGGACATCGACCCCACCGTGCACCCGGCCTGGACCGGCGGGACGTCCCGCCTGCTGGACGCCGGCGGCCGCGTCTCCAAGTTCAAGAACAAGTACGCCGGCCTGGGCTTCTGA
- a CDS encoding division plane positioning ATPase MipZ has product MAHIIVVGNEKGGAGKSTVSMHVATALVRMGHRLSALDLDLRQKSLGRYVANRRAFMERQGVDLPSPEYRELPEVSADQLKPGENMYDHRLSAVIAELEPQSDFILIDCPGSHTRLSQVAHSLADTLITPLNDSFVDFDLLATTDSDGKILGPSVYSEMVWNARQLRAQAGLKPIDWVVMRNRLGAQNMVNKKKMEAAVQNLAKRIGFRAAPGFNERVIFRELFPRGLTLLDLRDIGVMQLNISNIAARQELRDLLKSLNLPGVRVKF; this is encoded by the coding sequence GTGGCGCATATCATCGTAGTCGGCAACGAAAAAGGCGGCGCAGGCAAATCCACCGTGTCCATGCACGTGGCCACCGCCCTGGTACGGATGGGGCATCGCCTGTCGGCTCTGGACCTGGACCTGCGGCAGAAATCGCTGGGCCGCTACGTCGCCAATCGCCGCGCCTTCATGGAGCGTCAGGGCGTCGACCTGCCCAGCCCGGAATATCGCGAACTGCCCGAAGTTTCAGCCGATCAGCTGAAACCGGGCGAGAACATGTATGATCATCGCCTGTCCGCCGTCATCGCCGAGCTGGAGCCGCAATCGGATTTCATCCTGATCGACTGCCCCGGCTCCCACACCCGGCTCAGCCAGGTGGCGCATTCGCTGGCCGACACGCTGATCACGCCGCTGAACGACAGTTTCGTGGATTTCGACCTGCTGGCCACCACGGATTCCGACGGCAAGATTCTGGGCCCGTCGGTCTATTCCGAAATGGTCTGGAACGCGCGGCAATTGCGGGCGCAGGCCGGGCTGAAACCGATCGACTGGGTGGTGATGCGCAACCGGCTGGGCGCGCAGAACATGGTCAACAAGAAGAAGATGGAAGCCGCGGTCCAGAACCTGGCCAAGCGCATCGGCTTTCGCGCCGCCCCCGGCTTCAACGAACGCGTCATATTCCGAGAGCTGTTCCCCCGCGGCCTGACCTTGCTGGACCTGCGCGACATCGGCGTGATGCAGTTGAACATCTCCAACATCGCCGCCCGGCAGGAATTGCGCGACCTGTTGAAATCGCTGAACCTGCCTGGCGTCCGGGTCAAGTTCTAG
- a CDS encoding MarR family winged helix-turn-helix transcriptional regulator, with the protein MDHDDFDLLHFLPYLLNQAAEAASLDFQAIYRSRYGIQRAEWRILFHLGLFGQLTAAEIGHRTRMHKTKVSRAVQRLEDRAYLSRERSRSDRRQEVLRLTEAGTEVYTDLRRTAADYDGALRARFTEDEARILMDALGKLAALEGREAP; encoded by the coding sequence ATGGACCATGACGATTTCGACCTGTTGCACTTTCTGCCTTACCTCCTGAACCAGGCGGCAGAAGCGGCCAGCCTGGATTTCCAGGCGATCTATCGCAGCCGCTATGGCATTCAGCGGGCGGAATGGCGCATCCTGTTTCACCTTGGCCTCTTTGGCCAGTTGACGGCGGCGGAGATCGGCCACCGCACCCGGATGCACAAGACCAAGGTCAGCCGCGCGGTGCAGCGGCTGGAAGACCGCGCCTACCTGTCGCGCGAACGCTCCCGCAGTGATCGCAGGCAGGAGGTTCTGCGCCTGACGGAGGCGGGCACGGAGGTCTATACCGACCTGCGGCGTACGGCGGCGGATTACGACGGCGCCCTGCGTGCCCGGTTCACCGAGGACGAGGCCCGTATCCTGATGGATGCGCTGGGCAAGCTGGCGGCGCTGGAGGGGCGGGAGGCGCCCTAG